The following proteins are encoded in a genomic region of Bacteroidota bacterium:
- the rbfA gene encoding 30S ribosome-binding factor RbfA, which produces MGHRVARLESQIKDELSMIMLLRYHDREFGLITITAVKLSPDLKVAKVYFSVFDKEQRKNALEKITAEIPSIRHELASKIRVRFMPELRFFVDDTSDYVEKIEGLLKQIHKNDNQTGNELQGN; this is translated from the coding sequence ATGGGACACAGAGTTGCACGACTTGAGAGTCAGATAAAAGATGAATTGAGCATGATTATGCTCCTCAGGTATCATGACAGGGAATTTGGACTGATAACCATTACGGCTGTAAAGCTTAGTCCCGATCTCAAGGTGGCAAAGGTATATTTTTCGGTGTTCGATAAAGAACAGAGGAAGAATGCCCTCGAAAAGATAACCGCGGAGATACCTTCAATAAGACATGAACTTGCTTCTAAAATAAGAGTGAGATTCATGCCTGAATTAAGGTTTTTCGTGGACGATACTTCCGACTATGTTGAAAAGATCGAGGGACTTCTAAAACAGATACACAAGAATGATAACCAGACCGGTAACGAGTTACAAGGAAATTGA
- the truB gene encoding tRNA pseudouridine(55) synthase TruB: MITRPVTSYKEIDFSAGQTILIDKPLGITSFDVIYRLRRVLHLKKIGHAGTLDPKATGLLIICTGKSTRKIESYMGLVKEYTGTIVLGEQTPSMDTETEVHIRNESSHIKIDDILRVAAGLTGEIDQLPPMYSAVSKNGQRLYTLARKGETIERETRRVTVEEFEITSWEHPVVSFRVVCSKGTYIRVLAHDMGEKLGCGAYLSSLRRTAIGEFRVEDAVTIESFREIFNADTRDVS, translated from the coding sequence ATGATAACCAGACCGGTAACGAGTTACAAGGAAATTGATTTCTCTGCCGGTCAGACTATACTGATTGATAAACCGTTGGGGATCACATCATTCGATGTGATCTACAGACTGAGGCGGGTGCTTCATCTTAAAAAGATTGGACATGCCGGCACTCTCGACCCAAAGGCTACAGGTCTTCTGATAATATGTACAGGGAAATCGACCCGTAAAATTGAGAGTTACATGGGTCTTGTGAAGGAATATACCGGAACAATTGTGCTGGGTGAACAGACTCCTTCGATGGACACCGAAACCGAGGTGCACATCAGAAATGAAAGCTCGCACATCAAGATCGATGACATACTCAGGGTTGCTGCCGGGCTTACCGGTGAGATTGATCAACTGCCTCCAATGTATTCCGCAGTAAGCAAAAACGGGCAACGGCTCTATACTCTCGCCAGAAAAGGTGAAACAATAGAGAGGGAAACCCGCCGGGTAACGGTTGAGGAATTTGAGATAACTTCCTGGGAGCATCCTGTGGTCTCTTTTCGTGTGGTTTGCTCAAAAGGTACATATATCAGGGTTTTGGCACATGACATGGGTGAAAAACTCGGTTGTGGGGCTTACCTGTCGTCCTTAAGAAGGACAGCGATCGGTGAATTCAGAGTGGAAGATGCGGTTACTATTGAATCGTTCAGAGAGATATTCAATGCAGATACAAGAGATGTGAGCTGA
- a CDS encoding bifunctional riboflavin kinase/FAD synthetase yields the protein MKIYRDLSEVPKSDKTVLTIGTFDGVHKGHQLLLDILMTNAKKSGCRSLLITFDPHPRQVVFKGGDIKLLTTTSEKLRIFENLGIDEVFIINFTLDFSELDADSFFTKFILNGTGIEEIIVGYDHRFGKGRSGDENFIRKLADKTGFKVTYVEAVMQNQTNISSTQVRKLLAEGNVKGAAELLGREYEIFGEVVHGDKRGRELGYPTANLECDSENKLLPANGVYAVMVEVEEKIYKGVLNVGRRPTFNLKDLAVEVHLIEFPGHDLYGKTLRVKFIDRIRGEMRFITKQDLANQIDKDKNSAVEVLKSL from the coding sequence ATGAAAATTTATCGTGACCTCAGCGAAGTTCCAAAGTCAGACAAGACAGTGCTGACCATAGGCACTTTTGATGGCGTTCACAAGGGTCATCAACTGCTTCTCGATATTTTAATGACGAATGCCAAAAAGTCAGGCTGCAGGTCGCTTCTGATTACCTTCGACCCGCACCCGAGGCAGGTGGTTTTCAAAGGTGGTGACATTAAATTGCTCACAACCACAAGTGAAAAATTGCGTATTTTTGAGAACCTCGGAATTGATGAAGTTTTTATCATCAATTTTACACTCGATTTTTCGGAGCTGGACGCAGATTCCTTCTTCACAAAGTTTATATTAAATGGCACCGGAATAGAAGAAATAATTGTCGGATACGATCACCGTTTCGGAAAAGGGAGAAGCGGTGACGAAAATTTCATTAGAAAGTTAGCAGATAAAACCGGATTTAAAGTAACATATGTTGAGGCTGTAATGCAAAATCAGACCAATATCAGCAGCACGCAAGTAAGAAAACTCCTCGCCGAAGGCAATGTAAAAGGAGCTGCGGAACTGCTGGGACGCGAATATGAGATATTTGGAGAGGTTGTTCACGGTGACAAAAGAGGCAGAGAGCTCGGATATCCGACGGCTAATCTTGAGTGCGACTCCGAGAACAAGTTGCTTCCCGCCAACGGCGTTTACGCTGTAATGGTGGAAGTGGAAGAAAAAATTTACAAAGGCGTTTTGAATGTTGGAAGAAGACCGACATTCAACCTGAAGGACCTTGCTGTTGAAGTTCATCTGATTGAATTTCCGGGCCACGACCTATACGGAAAGACACTTCGCGTGAAATTCATCGACCGTATCAGAGGAGAGATGAGGTTTATTACAAAACAGGACCTCGCAAACCAGATAGACAAGGACAAAAATTCCGCTGTCGAAGTTTTAAAAAGTTTATAA
- the rpsO gene encoding 30S ribosomal protein S15 — MTNQEKLEIIKKYGENEKDSGKTEVQIALLTKRINDLTAHFQAHAKDHHSRRGLLMLVGKRRRLLDYLIAKDINRYRAIIKELNIRK; from the coding sequence ATGACTAATCAAGAAAAACTTGAGATAATCAAAAAGTATGGTGAAAACGAAAAAGATTCAGGGAAGACCGAAGTGCAGATAGCACTTTTGACAAAGAGAATCAATGACCTGACCGCTCATTTTCAGGCACATGCAAAGGATCACCACTCGAGAAGAGGGCTTCTTATGCTGGTAGGCAAGAGAAGAAGATTGCTCGACTATCTTATCGCAAAAGACATCAACAGATACAGAGCAATCATAAAAGAATTGAATATTAGAAAGTAA
- the pnp gene encoding polyribonucleotide nucleotidyltransferase produces the protein MIYTKEVEIGGKVLSFETGRFARQAAGSVMVRYGDTMVLVAAVASPKAPEGIDFFPLQVEYREKLASVGKFPGGFFKREGKPSEKEVLTSRLIDRPIRPLFDDSYRNETQIVATTHSFDKENDPDVIAIVGASAALAVSNIPFLGPIAGVRVGRVNGEFVVNPTFEQVEQSDIELIVAGTDDSIMMVEGEASEVSEEVMLEALKFAQEQIRKIVTAISELAAECGKPKMVVTPKEIDQTLLEEVKALAYDKLKSAIYTVMAKQERSDAFDAIFAETNEALAEKYPEQEKTINTFLHDFQYELIRKCILDENLRLDGRKTHEIRPITVDLGILPRTHASALFTRGETQSLTTLTLGSKNDQQTIDGLLDETVKRFNLHYNFPPFSVGEVGRYSGVGRREVGHGNLAERSLKRMIPAEKDFPYALRLVSDILESNGSSSMATVCAGSLALMDGGVPVKKAVAGIAMGLIKEGDQFAVLSDILGNEDHFGDMDFKVAGTDEGITGFQMDIKIKGVSFEVMEIALRQAKQGRLHILGIMNSAISAPRPELCSFAPTLATLQIPTELIGSIIGPGGKTIQGMQKEFGVDISIDDDGTIQIAGPNAESANGAATRIRLMTTQPVVGEVYDGVVTKLMEFGALVEILPGKSGLVHISEIDMKKVHKVTDYFKEGDKVKVKLLRIEGGKYSLSRKALLKEAAATAEVKHNEE, from the coding sequence ATGATATACACAAAAGAAGTTGAAATAGGCGGAAAAGTACTAAGCTTTGAAACCGGAAGATTTGCCCGTCAGGCAGCCGGTTCAGTGATGGTCAGATATGGCGATACGATGGTATTGGTCGCCGCCGTGGCTTCTCCCAAAGCACCTGAAGGGATCGATTTTTTCCCTCTTCAGGTTGAATACAGGGAAAAACTTGCCTCAGTAGGAAAATTCCCGGGTGGATTTTTCAAGAGAGAAGGAAAGCCATCGGAAAAAGAGGTACTGACATCAAGACTTATCGACCGTCCTATCAGACCTCTGTTTGATGACAGCTACAGAAATGAGACACAGATCGTAGCAACCACACATTCGTTTGATAAAGAAAACGATCCCGATGTAATTGCTATCGTTGGTGCTTCAGCCGCCCTTGCAGTATCGAATATTCCTTTTCTTGGTCCTATCGCAGGAGTAAGAGTCGGAAGAGTAAACGGCGAGTTTGTGGTTAATCCAACATTCGAACAGGTTGAACAGAGTGACATCGAGCTGATTGTAGCAGGAACAGACGACTCGATTATGATGGTGGAAGGCGAAGCTTCGGAAGTATCTGAAGAAGTGATGCTCGAAGCATTGAAATTTGCTCAGGAGCAGATCAGGAAAATTGTAACTGCCATCTCCGAACTTGCTGCCGAGTGCGGCAAACCAAAGATGGTCGTAACACCAAAGGAAATTGATCAGACACTTCTTGAAGAAGTAAAAGCCCTTGCATATGACAAACTTAAATCTGCAATCTACACTGTCATGGCAAAACAGGAAAGAAGTGATGCTTTCGATGCAATTTTTGCAGAGACAAACGAAGCGCTCGCTGAAAAATATCCAGAGCAGGAAAAAACAATAAATACATTTCTGCACGATTTCCAGTATGAACTGATTCGCAAATGTATTCTTGATGAGAATCTTCGCCTTGACGGCAGAAAAACACACGAGATCAGACCAATCACTGTCGATCTCGGCATACTTCCCCGCACTCACGCTTCTGCACTCTTCACAAGAGGAGAAACACAGAGTCTTACAACACTTACCCTTGGATCAAAAAATGATCAGCAGACCATCGACGGTTTGCTGGATGAGACTGTGAAGAGATTTAATCTTCACTACAATTTCCCTCCATTTTCAGTTGGTGAAGTTGGAAGATACTCAGGCGTTGGCAGAAGAGAAGTGGGACATGGAAACCTTGCTGAAAGATCACTCAAAAGAATGATCCCTGCTGAAAAGGATTTCCCGTATGCACTCCGTCTCGTAAGTGATATTCTTGAGTCAAACGGTTCATCATCCATGGCAACAGTTTGTGCCGGATCGCTCGCCCTCATGGATGGCGGTGTTCCTGTAAAAAAAGCGGTTGCAGGAATTGCGATGGGCTTGATAAAAGAAGGTGATCAGTTTGCCGTCCTTTCCGACATTCTCGGTAACGAGGATCATTTTGGCGATATGGATTTCAAAGTTGCAGGTACTGATGAAGGTATCACCGGATTTCAGATGGACATCAAGATAAAGGGTGTTTCGTTTGAAGTAATGGAGATAGCTCTTAGACAGGCAAAACAGGGAAGACTTCATATCCTCGGAATAATGAACAGTGCAATATCAGCACCAAGACCGGAACTTTGTTCCTTTGCCCCAACTCTTGCCACACTTCAGATTCCTACTGAACTTATCGGTTCGATCATAGGACCCGGTGGAAAGACAATTCAGGGCATGCAGAAAGAATTCGGAGTTGATATTTCGATAGATGATGACGGAACAATCCAGATTGCAGGTCCAAATGCAGAGTCAGCCAACGGTGCAGCTACAAGAATAAGACTGATGACCACTCAACCGGTTGTAGGCGAAGTTTACGACGGTGTCGTAACCAAACTCATGGAATTCGGTGCGCTGGTGGAAATTCTCCCCGGTAAGTCAGGACTCGTGCACATATCCGAAATAGATATGAAAAAAGTGCATAAAGTTACCGACTACTTCAAAGAAGGCGATAAAGTTAAGGTAAAACTTCTTCGCATTGAGGGCGGGAAATACAGTCTGAGCCGCAAAGCTCTTCTTAAGGAAGCAGCCGCAACTGCAGAAGTTAAACATAACGAAGAATAA